One part of the Solanum dulcamara chromosome 8, daSolDulc1.2, whole genome shotgun sequence genome encodes these proteins:
- the LOC129901274 gene encoding 60S ribosomal protein L14-1 — MPFKRFVEIGRVALVNYGKDYGKLVVIVDVIDQNRALVDAPDMVRSQMNFKRLSLTDIKIDISRIPRKKTLIAAMEAADVKNKWESSSWGRKLIVQKRRASLNDFDRFKLMLAKIKRAGVVRQELAKLKKETA, encoded by the exons ATG CCGTTCAAGAGGTTCGTAGAGATCGGAAGAGTCGCCCTCGTCAACTACGGGAAGGATTACGGGAAGCTTGTTGTTATCGTCGATGTCATTGACCAGAATAGG GCTCTTGTTGATGCTCCAGACATGGTGAGGAGCCAGATGAACTTTAAGAGACTTTCACTCACAGATATCAAAATCGACATTAGTAGAATTCCAAGGAAGAAGACACTCATTGCTGCTATGGAGGCTGCTG ACGTGAAGAACAAATGGGAGAGCAGTTCCTGGGGAAGGAAGTTGATAGTTCAGAAGAGGAGGGCCTCACTTAATGATTTTGACAGGTTCAAGCTTATGCTGGCAAAGATAAAG AGGGCTGGAGTGGTGAGACAGGAGCTTGCTAAGCTCAAGAAAGAGACTGCTTGA